In the genome of Candidatus Hydrogenedentota bacterium, the window CGGTTCCGGGTTCCAGCTGGAATCGCTTGAAATATTCGCGCTCCACGCGGTTTGCCAGTTCCGCGCACCGCACGCCCAGGGTGTTCTCGAATACAAACACGGCCACCGCGAGCAGGGCCGCAATGGCGATGGGCATACGCGCGATGCGGCCGAGGCCGACGCCCCCCGCGCGCAGCGCCGTGATCTCGGAGTCCTGCGCCGCCCGCCCGAGCACCATCAGCGTGGCGACCAGGAGCGCCAGGGCGAGCGCCTGGAACTTGAACATGAAGTTCGGGGCCTGCGTCGCGTAGTACTGCACGACAACCGTCCAGGGAATGTCGTACCGTTCGATGTCGCTCTGCCGGGCGGTGAGCAGGTCGATGAGCACGTACAGAAAGACGAACGCGAGCAGCGTCTTGAAGAGGGTCGCGAGAAGCCGCTTCCCGAGGTAACGGTCGATTGCGGTCATATGCGGTCCACCCGCCAGATGAAGACGGCGCCCGCCGCCATGAGCACCAGGTTCGGAACTTGCGCGACGAGAATCGCGAGCGTGATGTTGGGCATGTAGATATCCTTGACCAGCGATCGGAGCACGAAGTAACCGGCGATGATGAGTACGCCGCTCGCGAAGGTGTAGGAACGCCCGGATCGCTGGGCCCGCGCCCCAACGGGGGCCGCGACGACGCTAACCGCCAGGCACATCAGGGGAAAGGAGAAACGATCCCCGATCTTCGTACGAAGGGTGTAAATGCTTTGCGAGGTCCGAAAGTTGTTGGTCTGCTGGTATTCCGCAATCAGACGCTGCTCTTCCGCGAGCATCCTTCGGAACGGCCACCCCTCCGCGGACTCGGCCCGCGCGAACGAATCAAGGCGCGGCAACGTGAGCGTCAGGGAGTTGACGCGCGTCGTCACGGTGTCGTCTTCTATACGCCGCACATCTTCCATCTCCAGGCGGGACACGCCGGCTTGCCGGAAGACGCGCGCGGAGCGCGCATAGAAGGCCTGGACGCCGTCCTGCTGATCCTGGAGCACGATCACATTGTGGAGGGTGCGGTCCGGCGTGCGGCGCTCGATGTAGACGCGCCAGTCTCCGTATTGGTGCATAACCCCGGTCGGCGCCGCGTCGAGGGTGACCCGGAGCGGCATCTCGCTGCCGATGAGCTGGTTGATTTGCCTGTAGGCCCAGGGCTGGCCCTGATCCAGGATGACGAAGCACACCACGCTGAGCGCCCCGCCCATGGCCACCACGGGGAGCACCAGCCGCCGCAAGGGCACGCCGGCCGCCTTCGCGGCAGTCAGCTCGCTGCTCTGCGCCATGCGCCCGAAGGTCATCATGATCCCCAGCAGGAAGGTCACGGGCAGAATGAATCCCGCCATCGT includes:
- a CDS encoding LptF/LptG family permease, with translation MTILTRYTFRQIWVPALMAAVVISFVVMIGSIGEAVGNLLDTLPIARITPLDIARLSVYSLPTMAGFILPVTFLLGIMMTFGRMAQSSELTAAKAAGVPLRRLVLPVVAMGGALSVVCFVILDQGQPWAYRQINQLIGSEMPLRVTLDAAPTGVMHQYGDWRVYIERRTPDRTLHNVIVLQDQQDGVQAFYARSARVFRQAGVSRLEMEDVRRIEDDTVTTRVNSLTLTLPRLDSFARAESAEGWPFRRMLAEEQRLIAEYQQTNNFRTSQSIYTLRTKIGDRFSFPLMCLAVSVVAAPVGARAQRSGRSYTFASGVLIIAGYFVLRSLVKDIYMPNITLAILVAQVPNLVLMAAGAVFIWRVDRI